GCCAATTTAAATCGGTAATTACTTGCATAGCAAGCCCTTTCTATCATAGCACCATGAACATGCTTGTGGGTTTTTCTTTAGCATAGGATGTTGCGATATACAATAGCATCACGCTAGATGGATCTAGAAAATGCAATTCCGATCCTTACATCTCTGAGCATTTTCATTTACTTTGTTATGCAGAAACCTCCATCAATGGCCAACGTGTAGGATTTCTTTAAGCCTCTAAGTAATGCTATTGCAAACGCAACTGCTATGACTGAAGTAAGGAGGTTGGGCTACTTTAATCATATAAAGAGTGTTGTTGACAGTCTCCTGCCCTTGAAGGAAGGAAGCCTGGCTAATCATATGAAGATTGTTGTTTACAGTCTCACGGCCTTGGCTTGGGTTGTCTTCTCCAAAAAAGATTATGGTTAGTGAAATTGCTTCGTTGGTTTTGATTTTTTTAGTCCCATCAAAGTTATACGAGTTTCTCCCCTAATTTCCTTCTATTCTTGCTCTTCGTAAGGCATGAGTTTCCCAACATCACATGTTGGAGAGAGTTGGTACATGTTCAAGGACATGAGAAGCCTCTCGTACTCGTCGGTGGCGTCCACTGCCATATGTCCGAGCCTGGAGCGGCAGCCGATCCTCCGTCCACACAAGGCCGCCGCCAGCCTGCTCTTCCAATTCCTCATCGAGCCCAGCACCCATAGGCAGGACAACAAGAAAGGGCAGCACCACGCCACCACCACTGATGGCGAGCTCGTCAGCCCTACCGGTCTAGGTTCCTGCTCCACAGCGAGGTGGCTACGGTGGCAGTTTCCCCGGTTGGTGAAGAGACATGGGAGGAGCCAGTTCCTACTAATGTGATGAACACAAACACGCAAAGAGCAGGTGAGGATACTCTGCATTCGCTATGAATCATTGCTAATTATCTGTCGTACTACTTTTGTTCTAGGTTTGATTCCACTCGTTCTGATACCGAAAAAAGAGAGGAGTGGAAATTTCAGAGTAGGTAGAGTATATAACTAGAGATGGTGCAATCATATATGTGTTAGACAATGCCAGTACTTCAtgttattgaattcatgctccatcCAATTGCTCCAAAAGTTTGAACTAATGGAGAGAAAcggacaatatatttcaacacttccCCTCACGTCTAGACTATTTTAGTCATTAGACATGGAATCGATATAGGCCGCATAATTATTTTTTTAATACTGCGTTAGCAGGGTCTTGAACTCATGACCTCTTGGCTCGGATatcatattgaattcatgctccagcgaGTTGCTGCAAGAGTTTGAACTGATGAAGAGAGGCGGATAATATATTTCAACACATGTAACCTATAAGAATCCATTCTCTAAATGTGTTGGTTTTGCATAGCTCTGTCTTACTGTTCCAGTTAGCTAGGAAGTTGCATGTACCAGTACTTTCATGTTCCTGTACCCTAAGTTTGATGAAATAACACCACATAGTACAAACAGTAAAGTGGAAGGGGTGCGTAGCTACCTGGCGCCGCGGAAATTCCTCTCAAGTGGCGCATCATGTGTGCGCCCCAACCAGTAGTAAGTTACTACTAGGTTGGAGTACGGGTTAGTTCACATTGATATTGTAGGTTAATGTAGTTGGAAGCACAAATTTTGTCTGATGAAAGTTCATAAAAGCCTTTCAACATGTGATCTAATTTTAAAGATCTTGATGCAAGAAATACAATGATAAAAATGGTTTGTAATTTAGACTCGTGATTCATGAGATATTTTAGTTTTAAAAGACAAATCTAGAAAAGAGCACACACGACCAATTTGACATCCCTCGCGCGTGAATGTGAAACTCTCAGATGCCCGACAAGTGATGCCCATGTGCTCCATCATTTGTAATCACCAGAGTATTTGTGAACGATGGTTAGAAGGACAGTGGTATCTTCagtccatcagggttcaagtcctagacttgacattggtgctcgcctttttctgaatttatttcatgccatctggcgatgtgcgttcagtgggggAAGACGTTCCCGTTGACTACGAAGGTGTTTATAACGACTTCATCAATTTCAAAATAATGTGTCGGCTCAGTTTTCGGAAGTGTTATGTATGAGCGTCTGCTCGTCTGTGTTAATCACGATAGGATTTTGAGTAATGAGCAAAATTCGGATTCCTATTGGGCCGTCCAAGGCCCATGGAAAGTCGTTGGTTTATGTCGGAATCGTCCATGTTAACATCGCTATTATCGCCACGCACCCCCAGCTGATCCATCCCCACAATTCGACCATCAAAGGGAAAAAAAAAGATCCATCCCCAATTCGAGCTCCACCTGCACCGAACCCTCAATCCCACCCTCCACCCAACAATggatccggccgccgccgccgcacggcgGCAGGCGGACAAGTGGATGAGCGTGGCCGAGAAGCTCCTCATGGCGAAGGACCTCGAGGGCTGCAAGGAGTTCTCCTCCCAGGCCATCGCCGCCGACCCCCGTACCCCGGGCGCCGAGGATCTCTACGCCGCCGCCGACGTCCTCCTCGCGTCCCAGCGCCGCCGCTTGCCCAGCGGCCAGCCCGATCCATACGCTGTTCTCGGCCTCGACCCTGCCAAGCCCGCATCGCGCCTCCCGGACGTCGTCCATTCCAAGTTCCGTCGgctctccctcctcctcaaccgGTCCCACCCCGACCGCCCCTGCTCGGTGTACGTCGCCGAGGCTGCCCGCCTCGTCGCCGATGCCTGGGCCTTCCTCTCCAACGCCGGACTTAAGTCCGCCCTCGACGCCGAACTGGATGCAGCCGCTGCACCTCGCGCACCGATGCAACAGCCGGCGGTGGAGAGGAGGCCGCAGCCGTCGCCGCCTCCACAGCAGAGCCCGGTATGGGCAGCTCCCCAGCCACGGCCACCTCCACAGCGGATCCCGGTACGGCCAGCTCCCCAGCCAACGCCGCCTCCACAGCCGAGTTCGCTGCGAGCAGCTACCCAGACACCGCCGCCTCCACAGCCGAGTTCGCTGCGAGCAGCTACCCAGACGCCGCCGCCTCCACAGCCGAGCCCGCTGCAACCAGCTACCCAGCCACAGCCATCTCCACAGCCGAGCCGGCTGCAAGCAGCTACCAGGCCACCGCCGTCTCCACAGCCAAGTCCGTCGCAAGCAGCTACCAAGCCACTGCCGTCTCCACAGCCAAGTCCGCTGCAACCGGCTACCCAGCCACCGCCGCGTCCACAACCGAGTCTGCTGCAAGCAGCTTCCCAGCCACCCGCCGGAGTAGCGACTCCGCCGGTGGAGTCTGGTACATCACCTGCGTCGACGTTCTGGACATTGTGCAAGGGGTGCTCCCATATTCACCAGTATGATCGCCTCTACGAGGCGCGCAAACTGAAGTGCTCCAGCTGCCACCAGCCATTTGTAGCTGAGGCAATGGCGGAGCCGCCGCCCATTGTGCCGGGCACTGACATGTATTACTGTACCTGGGGCTTCTTCCCCATTGGGTTCCCCGGGTGCCCTGGCTACGCGGATCTGGTCAATTCCCAGTCACAGGGGTCAGATCAGCTGAATGTGCCATGGCTTGGAGCCAATGGTAGGGTTGCTGCTGAGAATGGGACTCCCATTACCATAGGTGCTGCAAGGGAGGAGCCAGTGGCTTCTGAACCTTCGCCGGAACCTGTAATGCGCACGAGAGTGGAGGTGCCACTGGTACCGGAACCTGCGCCAGAACCTTTAATGCGCATGAGAGTGGGGGTGCCAGCCGTGCCGGAACCTGTGATGCCCACAAGAGTGGAGGTTCCAGCCGCGTCGGAACCTGTGATGCCCACGAGAGTGGAGGTGCCTGCCGCACCGGAACCTGTACAGCCCACGAGAGTGAAGTCAGTGAAAGTGGGAGCAAAGAAGCGTGGTCGACCCAAAGGCAGCAAGAACAAGAAGAATTTGCGAGTTGTGACTTGATAGCGATGAagatgattggcatggcatgatcATAGGTCAGACTGGGTTAGTTCGGCTATTAATTTCATCCTGTTGTCGTCGACTGAAGCATTTGCTCTGTTGGTTGGATACTACTCATTTTCAGCTGACAGAGTGACAGTATCTACATGAGAAGCATGGCTACTTTAGTGATGGAATAAGTTATTTGTTTACCAGGTAGTCTTTTCTTAGTTGATGAGTTGTGTGACCGTTCTTGCCATTTATGCTTTAGATGATGTAGCTGTTGTATGCTGTCCAATTTCATGACTCTCCTTGAGCTAGCTTTGTGGATCCGAGATTCCTGGGGATTGCTCTTTGTTAACTGAGTAATGTACATTCAAATAATGTGCTGCAATAATCGGACAGTTGTTGTTATGTGTTTCTTCTCCAGTTTAGTTTGTGCAAGCTGTGTTGTCTTTTTGACTTTTATTAGAAGCTACTTTTGGTCTCGTTCCTCACAT
This window of the Triticum aestivum cultivar Chinese Spring chromosome 5D, IWGSC CS RefSeq v2.1, whole genome shotgun sequence genome carries:
- the LOC123121769 gene encoding proline-rich protein 36; translation: MDPAAAAARRQADKWMSVAEKLLMAKDLEGCKEFSSQAIAADPRTPGAEDLYAAADVLLASQRRRLPSGQPDPYAVLGLDPAKPASRLPDVVHSKFRRLSLLLNRSHPDRPCSVYVAEAARLVADAWAFLSNAGLKSALDAELDAAAAPRAPMQQPAVERRPQPSPPPQQSPVWAAPQPRPPPQRIPVRPAPQPTPPPQPSSLRAATQTPPPPQPSSLRAATQTPPPPQPSPLQPATQPQPSPQPSRLQAATRPPPSPQPSPSQAATKPLPSPQPSPLQPATQPPPRPQPSLLQAASQPPAGVATPPVESGTSPASTFWTLCKGCSHIHQYDRLYEARKLKCSSCHQPFVAEAMAEPPPIVPGTDMYYCTWGFFPIGFPGCPGYADLVNSQSQGSDQLNVPWLGANGRVAAENGTPITIGAAREEPVASEPSPEPVMRTRVEVPLVPEPAPEPLMRMRVGVPAVPEPVMPTRVEVPAASEPVMPTRVEVPAAPEPVQPTRVKSVKVGAKKRGRPKGSKNKKNLRVVT